The genomic segment TCATAGGTCTTTTCCTCGAATCGACTTTTGATAAATACGGCGCGGCATTCATCGGGCAACCGGTTAATCGCCTGCCGGATCTCCTCTTCCAGCTCTTTCTCCAACAAAGATGCCAGTGGATAAGCATCGCTAAACAAGTTGGGATGCATTATGGAATCACCGTTCTCCTCTATAGTAGTGAAGCCCTCTTCCCATTGTTCCCGCTTAATATTGAGGTAATTGATACAACGGTTTCTTACTGCTCTTACCAGATAGCTTCGGATGGATATATTGATTTCCAGCGTTTCCCTTATTTCCCACACATGAAATAAGGTATCACCAACAATATTTT from the Macellibacteroides fermentans genome contains:
- a CDS encoding RNA polymerase sigma-70 factor yields the protein MKKQEQIIVDLLKQGDEKAYKYLYDEHYVLLCKMANEFVRDVFMAENIVGDTLFHVWEIRETLEINISIRSYLVRAVRNRCINYLNIKREQWEEGFTTIEENGDSIMHPNLFSDAYPLASLLEKELEEEIRQAINRLPDECRAVFIKSRFEEKTYECIARELGISVNTVKYHMKMALSRLNADLSKYLLLLLIAFRQIN